ACTCTCCCTTTGATAGAGGATATACTATATTTGTAACAACAGACATTCCTTCTTATTAAAGATTTCATGAGAAAAACTTTTACTGTTTTGGCCTTCACCGTATTCGGGCTTATAGGTTCTTTGCCGGTTTATGCGCAGTTGGGCAGCAACATTACCATTAAAAACCAGATCATTCTTTCCACGGCAGACACCTTGGTGAACGTGGATATTGTAGAAGGGAGAAGAAACACCAATGAAAACCAGTTAGTTTTTATTAAGGACGGTGCCAAGCGCACCGTATTGGCCAAAGATGTGGTTTCGTACCATGACGGAGTTCATTTTTTTAAGTCCTGCCCGGTGCAAGGCGTGGCTACCGTGAAGTTGATAGATTTTAAAGTAATAGGACCGGTGTACTTTGGCCGATCTACCCAGCCAGACGGTGAATTGGGGTTCTTCGTTAAAAAAGAGAGCGATAGCCAAGTGGTTTCCCTCTATGACCACAAGGGCCGGCTTTCTGAGTTTTTTAAGGAATTTCTGCCCAACTATGATGCTTTCCTGCAGCAATCTGGACTACAGCCCACCTATTATTTCTCTTCTCTGGCTAACTTTATTTCGGCGTATAACTCGTTTACCCAGCCTTCTTTGTACCTGGTAGAAAAATATAGAAGTCCAGAACGACTGAAATTTAGTGTCTTTGGATCCATCAATAGCGCAGACTTTTCTTATGGCGAAGGGGACATTGGCTATAACAGGGCTCCTTCTTTTAATGTGGGGGCCATAGTCCATTTCAAAAGCCAAAGCAAATACTCCATCAACGTCTGGACATACTTCCAAAAGGCTTCTCTTTCCGCTGATAACCACCAGGTAGATATCACCAGCCTCAATGTAGAGCCTGGTTTGAAGGTAAGTTTCCCGGTTACTCCTTTTATGTCCTTCGGGTTGGAGCCGGGGTTAGGGCTTGCCTACCACCTCACTGCAGAAATCAATAAAGAAGAACATGAGGTTTTCATGTATGACCATATAGGAATGGATGATTTTTCCATTGGGTATGCCCTTAAAGCATCTTTGTCATATAAGACCAAAACCAGCCTGTTTTTAGGGTATTCAAATTACCGCATGCAGGCAGATAACTTTAAAAACGTGGTTTTTGGAGACAGCAAGAGAAAAGTAAACTTCTCTAACTTCAAAGTGGGGCTGGCTTACAGACTTTAAAGCATAGAAAACCACACCTTTAACAGAAAGGCCTTACTCTAAAGCAAGGCCTTTCTGTTAAAAAGCTTTTGCTGATTGTTTTACAACAACTCCACCAAAGCCTGCTCAATGCGTCTGGGGCGCATGGTCTTGGCGTCTACAAGGCACCAGATGGTTTTGGCCGAGGCGAGGAGTTCCTGGGTGCCGGTACGATACAGGCTTACGTACCGCTCAAACTTGGCCCCATGGTAGTCGCCCACCCAGGTATAGCCAGTTACGGTATCATTGGGCATGGCGGGTTTAAGGAAATCTATCTCGTGCCGTAGAATCACCCATAGGTATTGGTCTTTGATTTCCTGAGGAGCCACATGCTCCCAGTGAGCCGCAGAAACCTCCTGCACCCAGCGCACATACACCACGTTGTTCACATGGCCCAGGGCGTCAATGTCTGCGGGCTGCACCTGAATGGCTAAACTGAATTTATCTGAAGGTTCTGTGGACATGGTACAGGTTGGAGAAATTAGAACATACTCGTAAAGAAGCAAAGAAGTCTCGTTTTTGGGCTATTTTCTAGAAAACAGGCTAAAAACGAGTCATTATTCCAGCACCAGGGCCAGGATGCAGAAGACGTCAATGATGAGCAATGGCCAGGAGACGTCTTCTTTCTTACCCGTGATGAGTTTTAAAAAAGTCCAGGAAAGGAAGCCCCAGATGATGCCCTGCGTAATGGAGTAGGAAAACGGAATTAAGACCAGAGCCAGGAACGCTGGAATGGCCTCATCCAGCTGACCCCAGTTTATCTTAGTGATGGGCCTAACCATGAACACGCCCACCAGCACCAGAGCCGGGGCCGTGGCAATGGCCGGCACCACCGCCAGGAGCGGCGCCAGGAACAAGAAGGGGAGGAACAGCACGGCGCCTACTACTGCGGTCAAGCCGGTCCTGCCGCCAGCCTCAATGCCCACCGCAGATTCTATGTACGCCGTACCAGGGCTAGAGCCTACCAAACCCGCCAAGGTGGTGGCTATGGCGTCTACCATCAGAGACCGTTTTACATGGCGGGGCTCTCCGTGTTCATCCAGCAGATTGGCCGCTTCTGCCAACCCCACCAGCGTAGAAAGACTGTCAAACATGTCTGTAAACACGAAGGCAAAGATAACCGGCACCACCGCCCATTGCAGCGAATTGACAAAATCCAACTGGAACAGCAGGCTGAAGTCCGGCGCGGCAAAGAAGCCTTTCCATTGGATAAGAGGGCCAGCCGCATCTTCCAATCCCCACCACCGGCCAATGGGATAGGCCAGAAGAGTGGTAAATAGAATGCCAATCAATATTCCGCCGCGCACATTCTTGGTTAGCAACACCGCGGTTAGTAACAAGCCGGCCAGAAAGGTAAGTACCGTTGGCGTGAGGTCACCTAAGCCAATGATGGTGGCGGGATTGGGCACGATGAACTTGGCATTGGAGAAGCCTATCAAGGTGATGAACAAGCCAATGCCCGCCGCAATAGCGTACCGCAAAGGCCGGGGAATGGCCCGCACAATGTAGGTGCGCACGTTGAACATGGAGAGCAGCAGGAACACCACCCCCGACCAGAACACTGCCCCCAAGGCCACTGGCCACGGCACTTGCATGCCCAGTACCGCCGTGAACGTGAAGAACGCATTCAATCCCATGCCCGGTGCCACCAGAATCGGGTTTTTGGCATACAAACCCATCATGAGGCTACTGAAAAAACAAACGATCACCGTGGCGGTAAGGACTGCCGCGAAGGGCATGCCAGCCTGGCTCAGGATGCTGGGATTCACCACTATGATATAAGAAGTGGCCAGGAAGGAAGAGACGCCGGCAATGATTTCGGTTTGGACGGAGGTGCCGTTTTTCTGAAGCTCAAAGTTGAATGCCATGGCCAATGGGTAGTTGCTGTTGAAAGTGGATTTGTTCTGCTTGAATGCTTGGTCTCGCTTGCTTTGTTTTTGGCCTGTTTTCCAGAAAACAGACCAAAAACGGAAGGTCAGGAAGCAAAAACGGCACCTGATGTCTCAAGTGCCGTTTCTGTTTAAGTACCTATGAAGCGTGGATCAGTTGGAGGGCCTCCAGATTTGCTTTCAAGTATTGGTCTGCCAGATCATCGGTGATGGCCGTAGATACAAACAGCGTCTCATACTGCGATGGGGCCAGGTAAATGCCCCGTTGCAACATCTCATGGAAGTACTTCCCAAAGCGTCCTAAATCTGAAGTCTTGGCAGAGTCAAAGTCAGTTACCGGCTGTTCTGTGAAAAACAAACTGAACATAGAACCCACCTGGTTGATAGTGTAGTTGAGCCCCAGTTGCTGCATGTTCTGCTTGGTACCGTTCACCAACTTGTCAGTGATGGTTTGCAAGTGCCTGTAGACCTCAGGATGCTCGTTCAAATAGGTGAGAGCCGCCATTCCGGCAGACATGGCAATCGGGTTCCCGGAAAGGGTGCCTGCCTGGTACACGGGGCCGGCCGGAGCCACTGCGTTCATGATTTCGCGCTTTCCGCCGTAAGCACCCACGGGCATGCCACCGCCAATGATTTTGCCCAGCGTGGTCATGTCTGGTTGTACGCCATACAGTTCCTGCGCCCCGCCTCTGGCCAACCTGAAACCGGTCATCACCTCGTCAAAAATCAACACAATGCCTTCTTTGGTGCACAAATCACGCAATCCTTGCAAGAATCCTTGTGCCGGTACTACTAAGCCCATGTTGCCTACCACAGGCTCCAGAATGATAGCCGCCACTTGGGCCGGGTTGGCATCTATCAAGGTTTGGACGGCGGCCAGGTCATTGTAAGGAGCGGTTAAGGTATCATTGGCCACGCCTTTGGTCACGCCCGGGCTGTCAGGCACACCCAGGGTCACCGCACCACTGCCAGCAGCAATCAGGAAAGAGTCGCCGTGGCCGTGGTAACAGCCTTCAAACTTGATAATCTTGTCACGACCGGTATAGCCACGCGCTACTCTGATAGCCGACATGGTGGCCTCTGTACCAGAGTTAACCATACGCACTTTCTCCACACTGGGAATCATGCTGATGATGAGCTCGGCCATCTCCACTTCGCGGCGGGTAGGGGCCCCGAAGGAAAGAGAACCAGGCAAGGCATCGCGCACGGCTTTCTCAATCACTTCATGGGCGTGGCCCAGAATCATGGGCCCCCAGGAATTGATGAGGTCCAGGTATTGGTTTCCGTCTTCGTCAAACAGATAAGCGCCTTTGGCCGCTTTCATGAACAATGGCTGACCGCCTACGGCCTTAAAAGCACGCACAGGTGAGTTCACGCCGCCCGGAATAGAGTCCTGGGCTCTGGCAAAAAGTTCTTGGCTGGTGGTATGGGTTAGTGACATGTTTTTATTTAGATGTTAGACACTAGACACTAGACACTAGACATTAGATTTTAGTCTATTATCTAAAATCTAATGTCTAGCGTCTTGAAATTTAAAGAACTGGGTTTACAATCAGCACGCGGCCGTTGTCAATTTTTAGGATGGGCAGGTACTGGTTGTCTTGTGCCGGTTTGCCCTGAAGCGTCTGATAGTTCATGCCCTGGTAGAACAAGCTCGGTTGCAGGCCGCTTACCCGTAGCGGGGCCGCATAGCCCTGGCTGTTCAGCTGCTGGCCCAAGTAATACACCAACTCAAACCCGCTGTAGGTGAAGGCAGAAGGAGGCAGGTTGTACTGGCGCGTGTAGTATTTTCTGAAGGCTTTCACCGAAGGATCATCTAAGTCCACAAATTTGGGGGCCAGGAAATAAGCCTCCAGAAAGTCTAACTGAGAGAAACTGATCTGAGACATCTCCAGCCAGCTGGCAGGCACCACCAAGGGTACTTTAGAGGCCCGCTGTTCCAGTAAACTCACCGTGCTACTAGCCACGTTGGCCGCCGCCGACTGTACCACCAACACGCCCACGTCTTTGAGGTTCACGCCGCCCAGAATGCCACTCACAGAACCGCTGGTCTTGGAGTTAATCTTCTGGAAGGTCTGTACTTTACCGCCCAGGGCCGTGTAGGCTCTTTTGAAATTGCCCGCAAACGTGGTGTCCTCCTTGTTACTGTCATAAATGACAACCGCCGTCTTCTTGGCGAAATTTTGGTAGGCAAAGGCTGCCGCTCGCTGCCCCTGCGTAGCAACAGACGTTTCTA
The nucleotide sequence above comes from Nibribacter ruber. Encoded proteins:
- a CDS encoding acyl-CoA thioesterase, which gives rise to MSTEPSDKFSLAIQVQPADIDALGHVNNVVYVRWVQEVSAAHWEHVAPQEIKDQYLWVILRHEIDFLKPAMPNDTVTGYTWVGDYHGAKFERYVSLYRTGTQELLASAKTIWCLVDAKTMRPRRIEQALVELL
- the hemL gene encoding glutamate-1-semialdehyde 2,1-aminomutase produces the protein MSLTHTTSQELFARAQDSIPGGVNSPVRAFKAVGGQPLFMKAAKGAYLFDEDGNQYLDLINSWGPMILGHAHEVIEKAVRDALPGSLSFGAPTRREVEMAELIISMIPSVEKVRMVNSGTEATMSAIRVARGYTGRDKIIKFEGCYHGHGDSFLIAAGSGAVTLGVPDSPGVTKGVANDTLTAPYNDLAAVQTLIDANPAQVAAIILEPVVGNMGLVVPAQGFLQGLRDLCTKEGIVLIFDEVMTGFRLARGGAQELYGVQPDMTTLGKIIGGGMPVGAYGGKREIMNAVAPAGPVYQAGTLSGNPIAMSAGMAALTYLNEHPEVYRHLQTITDKLVNGTKQNMQQLGLNYTINQVGSMFSLFFTEQPVTDFDSAKTSDLGRFGKYFHEMLQRGIYLAPSQYETLFVSTAITDDLADQYLKANLEALQLIHAS
- a CDS encoding NCS2 family permease produces the protein MAFNFELQKNGTSVQTEIIAGVSSFLATSYIIVVNPSILSQAGMPFAAVLTATVIVCFFSSLMMGLYAKNPILVAPGMGLNAFFTFTAVLGMQVPWPVALGAVFWSGVVFLLLSMFNVRTYIVRAIPRPLRYAIAAGIGLFITLIGFSNAKFIVPNPATIIGLGDLTPTVLTFLAGLLLTAVLLTKNVRGGILIGILFTTLLAYPIGRWWGLEDAAGPLIQWKGFFAAPDFSLLFQLDFVNSLQWAVVPVIFAFVFTDMFDSLSTLVGLAEAANLLDEHGEPRHVKRSLMVDAIATTLAGLVGSSPGTAYIESAVGIEAGGRTGLTAVVGAVLFLPFLFLAPLLAVVPAIATAPALVLVGVFMVRPITKINWGQLDEAIPAFLALVLIPFSYSITQGIIWGFLSWTFLKLITGKKEDVSWPLLIIDVFCILALVLE